The window GAGGCGACGACCTGCTTGTCGTTGAGCAGCGGGACCTGCGCGTAGGCCGTCAGGCCGAGCTGTACGCGGCGCTGGACGAGGGCCTGGTCCGCGCCGGCGCGACGTTGCTGGCGGTACTGGCGGCTGGTCTGCCGCCGCAGGAACGACTGGAGGTCCGAGCGCCGGCTCGCCTTCCATGAGGCGAGGCGCTCGAGCCATGTCTGCTCGGTGGGCACCGTGTAGGTGTCACTGCCGAGTGTGTGCGCGTCTTCGAGTGTGGCGAAGAAGGCGGACGCGTCGGCGACGCGATAGATGCGGAAGTCGAGCGAACCGAGGCGCTCGAAGGTGAGCGTCACGTACGGCGCGGCTTGCGTGGTGAAGATCTCGCTACTCGAGAGCGAGAACGCCGGCTGGTCGGCCGGGCGCGCGGCTTCGTCGTTGTCCTGCGCGTGCGCCCGCTGAGGCGTCACGAGCGCGATGAGCGCCAGCAGGACGGCGACCGTGCGGCCGAGGAGAGAAGACGTGGTCATGGAAGCCTCAAACGATGGACGCCGAGGAACGCGGGGTTGTCGGCGGTCGGGCGCCAGCGGGGTGCCGGATGCCGCCGCAGATCCGCAAGCGATGCCTTGCGCATCTCGCCCGGCTGCTGCGTGGCCGTGTCGGGGCCGGTGTGATAGACGACCCAGTCGGCGCGATCGGGTTCGAAGGCGGACCGGCCGACGAACACCATGAGGTGTTCGGGGTAGCGCTGGCCTGCCTGGTGGAATGCGAGGATGTCGCCGGGCCGTGCGGCCGAGGCGTCGCGGCTGACAAACGTCGCGTTCAGGCGAAGGATCGTGCGCGCGTCGGCGAACTCGGCGTAGCGCGGCGGGGTGTCGGCGGAGACGCGGAACAGCGGCACGCTGTCTGCGTCGGTCGTGAGCGGCACGCGGAGTTCGGGACGCACGTGGCCGCCTGGAATCGCGATGCGCCGCAGCCATTCGGGCGAGTGCGGCCGGAGCGCCTCGCGCGCGGCGTGGCGGACGAGTCCCGCGCAATCGCTGACGTCGGCGGTGGGGCGATAGAACTGTGCGTCGGCAAGCAGCGTGAACCACGCGACGAACGCCGCGCGGTCCTGCGGACCGCGATCGCGCAGCACGGAACGGCCCGCCGCGCCCTGTCGCTCCGACGCGATCGCGGGCACCACGAGCAGAACAGTCAGTAGCGCGACGACACGCATTCCCGTGCGTGAGAGTCTACCCGACGCAAGGCGACAGGCAGTGCGGCGGCGTAGGCGCGGGCCTCCGCGGGACGGCCGCGGAGCAGGCTCAGGGTGATGCGCAGCGCGAGGCCGGCGATGAGGAGCGGGCGGATCAGGACGCGTGTCGCGAACCCGCCGTGCTTGGCGACGTAGCGGAGCAGGTTGCGATACCAGATCGATGAGAACGAGC is drawn from Acidobacteriota bacterium and contains these coding sequences:
- a CDS encoding DUF1175 family protein, translating into MRVVALLTVLLVVPAIASERQGAAGRSVLRDRGPQDRAAFVAWFTLLADAQFYRPTADVSDCAGLVRHAAREALRPHSPEWLRRIAIPGGHVRPELRVPLTTDADSVPLFRVSADTPPRYAEFADARTILRLNATFVSRDASAARPGDILAFHQAGQRYPEHLMVFVGRSAFEPDRADWVVYHTGPDTATQQPGEMRKASLADLRRHPAPRWRPTADNPAFLGVHRLRLP